The nucleotide sequence AACGAGTATGAGAGTAGGGTTGGACAGTTTATGGTGGAAGATGAGACAAGTGAAGAGCCCTCACCATTTGCAGCAGATGACGAGAGCTTTCTGGCAGAACTCTACCGATTGCTGGAAAAGATTCAGTGAGATGGTCAGTTTTTGTAGGTGTAGCCGATTCCCCAGATGGTTTTAATCCTGGTTCCATACGCTCCCAGTTTCTTTCTGAGCGTAGCAATCTGTACATCGATTGATCGGTCGGTTACCGGGTAATCGTCTCCCTTGACCTTTGTGATAATCTGGTTCCTTGTAAAGACTTGTTCGGGGTTCGATGCCAGGAGATAGAGCAAGCCAAACTCTGTGGC is from uncultured Sphaerochaeta sp. and encodes:
- a CDS encoding response regulator transcription factor, coding for LGADDYQSKPFSAKVLASKIRAVLRRTQELEQQHPMVEADGLVMDQQKHQCMLEGNEIELTATEFGLLYLLASNPEQVFTRNQIITKVKGDDYPVTDRSIDVQIATLRKKLGAYGTRIKTIWGIGYTYKN